A single region of the Arthrobacter sp. zg-Y20 genome encodes:
- a CDS encoding amino acid ABC transporter permease, with translation MTTAVPAKSAARTRVQAQATLSLYDEPGPKARRNIRIWSVITIFALLGVIISGLIQFGSKGQLHPDKWTPFLSWPIWQYLFVGLWGTLQAGALVAVLGGTLGLLLALGRLSRFAPVRWICAGYIETARTIPVLLLIYLMLFGLPQLGLNFPLIWKLVIPLTVANSAAFAEIIRAGILGLPRGQREAALSLGMSEGQASRLVVLPQALRFATPSLVTQLVSLIKDTSLGYIVAFTELLYRGQVLSAFNGLLIQTFLVVTLVYLVFNGILSALAARLRTRSPKRSPRRAAAGPVPVAGAPFSDLPRPQ, from the coding sequence ATGACTACCGCCGTACCTGCCAAGTCCGCTGCCCGTACCCGCGTGCAGGCGCAGGCGACCCTGTCCCTCTATGACGAGCCGGGCCCGAAGGCCAGGCGGAACATACGTATATGGTCCGTGATCACAATCTTCGCGCTTCTGGGCGTGATTATCAGCGGGCTGATCCAGTTCGGTTCCAAAGGCCAGCTCCACCCGGACAAGTGGACGCCGTTCCTCTCCTGGCCCATCTGGCAGTACCTGTTCGTTGGACTGTGGGGAACTCTGCAGGCCGGAGCCCTCGTTGCCGTCCTGGGCGGGACGCTGGGACTCCTCCTTGCCCTCGGCCGCCTGAGCCGCTTCGCACCCGTGCGATGGATCTGCGCAGGCTACATCGAAACCGCCCGGACAATACCCGTGCTGTTGCTCATCTACCTGATGCTGTTCGGCCTTCCGCAGCTGGGCCTCAACTTCCCCCTGATCTGGAAGCTGGTCATCCCGCTCACCGTCGCCAACTCGGCTGCCTTTGCGGAGATTATCCGTGCCGGGATCCTCGGCCTCCCCCGCGGCCAGCGGGAGGCTGCACTCAGCCTCGGCATGTCGGAGGGGCAGGCAAGCCGTCTTGTTGTCCTGCCGCAGGCACTGCGTTTTGCCACGCCGTCCCTCGTGACGCAGTTGGTAAGCCTCATCAAGGACACCTCGCTCGGATACATAGTCGCCTTCACGGAGCTGTTGTACCGCGGTCAGGTGCTCTCCGCCTTCAACGGGCTGCTCATCCAGACATTCCTCGTGGTGACCCTCGTTTATCTCGTCTTCAACGGCATCCTTTCCGCCCTCGCCGCCCGCCTGCGGACACGCTCTCCCAAACGAAGCCCGCGCAGGGCCGCTGCAGGACCGGTACCTGTGGCCGGCGCACCCTTTTCCGACCTCCCCCGCCCCCAGTAA
- a CDS encoding amino acid ABC transporter permease gives MDIFADSADAFLHALGTTVVMAIIAGAGALILGTLVAAARISPIPPLRAAAFAYVQFFVNVPLLALLILAVFALPDAGFILPLTPTAVLVLTAYEAAYVSEAIRSGVNTVGHGQIEASRALGFTLRQTLGLVVLPQALRAAVQPIGNVMIALTMNTALAAAVGVVELTSAANKLNLVEAQPILIFSAAGLTYMLLALCIGLSAGRIERKVAVLR, from the coding sequence ATGGACATCTTTGCCGACAGTGCCGACGCCTTCCTCCATGCCCTTGGAACAACGGTTGTTATGGCAATCATCGCCGGGGCTGGAGCACTGATCCTCGGCACACTCGTGGCCGCCGCCCGGATCAGCCCCATTCCGCCCCTGCGGGCTGCTGCCTTTGCCTACGTGCAGTTCTTCGTCAATGTTCCCCTGCTTGCCCTCCTGATCCTTGCCGTCTTCGCGCTGCCGGATGCCGGTTTCATCCTGCCGCTCACCCCAACGGCCGTCCTTGTCCTCACGGCCTATGAAGCTGCATACGTTTCCGAAGCCATCAGAAGCGGAGTCAACACCGTGGGCCACGGACAGATAGAGGCCAGCCGCGCCCTGGGTTTCACCCTCCGGCAAACACTTGGCCTCGTCGTCCTGCCGCAGGCACTGCGGGCGGCCGTGCAACCCATCGGCAACGTGATGATCGCTTTGACCATGAACACAGCGCTGGCCGCTGCCGTAGGTGTGGTGGAACTGACGTCCGCAGCCAACAAGCTGAACCTAGTTGAGGCACAGCCCATCCTGATCTTTTCCGCCGCGGGGTTGACCTACATGCTTCTTGCCCTCTGCATCGGACTCAGCGCCGGCCGTATCGAGCGAAAGGTGGCTGTTCTCCGATGA
- a CDS encoding glutamate ABC transporter substrate-binding protein, whose product MRSTSPFRRLLPAVLALTALLSVSACGGGDTAVPGAEAGSSTQPSNLEEVYANAVVADAAAILPESTMARIKERGTLIVGAALDAPLLSQQDPANPESIEGFDADLAKLLAIYILGEPNIKIVPPASETREALLQNGTVDVVFNTYTITEERAEQISFAGPYLESGLAVAVKGDNKDINGIDDLGGKTVIVGANTPAVTAVPEKQPTATLVSFGTDPQALQALKQGRGDAYVQDFTLLASHSADDTSIKVVGQPFTTESYGIGLKHDDEEFKAFINEWLQKIQADGTWGKVWDATLGEAVEAEAPSAPEIGSVPGS is encoded by the coding sequence TTGCGCAGCACATCCCCCTTCCGGCGGCTCCTACCTGCCGTACTTGCACTGACTGCACTGCTGAGCGTTTCGGCTTGCGGTGGCGGCGATACCGCCGTCCCCGGAGCCGAAGCCGGCAGTTCGACCCAGCCCTCCAACCTTGAGGAGGTTTACGCAAACGCGGTCGTGGCCGACGCCGCAGCCATACTGCCCGAGTCCACCATGGCCCGGATCAAGGAACGCGGAACGCTGATCGTCGGGGCCGCGCTCGACGCACCGCTGCTGTCTCAGCAGGACCCCGCAAACCCCGAAAGCATCGAAGGATTTGATGCCGATCTCGCGAAACTGCTGGCTATCTACATCCTGGGCGAACCGAATATCAAGATCGTCCCGCCGGCGTCCGAGACGCGTGAAGCCCTGCTCCAAAACGGAACGGTCGACGTAGTGTTCAATACCTACACGATCACCGAGGAGCGTGCCGAGCAGATCTCCTTCGCAGGACCGTATCTGGAATCAGGGTTGGCCGTTGCCGTGAAAGGCGACAACAAGGACATCAACGGCATCGATGACCTCGGCGGAAAAACCGTTATTGTCGGCGCAAACACACCTGCAGTGACTGCCGTACCCGAAAAGCAGCCGACGGCCACCCTGGTGTCCTTCGGCACCGATCCGCAGGCACTGCAGGCACTCAAGCAGGGCCGCGGGGACGCCTATGTGCAGGACTTCACGCTCCTGGCCTCACACAGTGCAGATGACACCTCCATTAAGGTGGTGGGCCAGCCCTTCACTACGGAGTCCTACGGCATCGGCCTGAAGCACGACGATGAGGAATTCAAGGCATTCATCAACGAATGGCTCCAGAAGATCCAGGCCGACGGGACCTGGGGCAAGGTGTGGGATGCCACGCTCGGCGAAGCCGTGGAGGCAGAGGCACCCAGCGCCCCCGAAATCGGTTCCGTTCCCGGCAGTTAG
- a CDS encoding amino acid ABC transporter ATP-binding protein — protein sequence MVVLRDVQKHFGEHHVLKDINLSVATGEVVVVVGPSGSGKSTLCRCINRLETVTSGQILVDGRDLPAEGRALATLRCDVGMVFQSFNLFAHRTILENVTLAPVKVRRVAQKTARADGMELLERVGIADKADSYPAQLSGGQQQRAAIARALAMRPKVLLFDEPTSALDPEMVTEVLDVMVSLAQEGMTMVVVTHEMGFARRAADRVVFMDEGRIVEHGSPERFFARPDSERARAFLSRILTH from the coding sequence ATGGTGGTACTGAGGGATGTGCAGAAACACTTCGGTGAGCACCACGTCTTGAAGGACATAAACCTGAGCGTGGCCACCGGTGAGGTGGTAGTGGTGGTTGGCCCGTCAGGATCCGGCAAGTCCACCCTCTGCCGGTGCATCAACCGGCTGGAGACGGTAACCAGCGGGCAGATCCTCGTGGACGGCAGGGACCTGCCGGCAGAGGGCAGGGCGCTTGCGACGCTCCGCTGTGACGTTGGCATGGTTTTCCAGTCCTTCAATCTGTTCGCGCACCGCACCATCCTCGAGAACGTCACGCTCGCACCTGTCAAAGTGCGGCGCGTTGCCCAGAAGACGGCCCGGGCAGACGGAATGGAACTGCTTGAACGTGTTGGCATCGCCGACAAGGCCGACAGTTATCCGGCCCAGCTTTCGGGCGGACAGCAACAGCGCGCAGCTATTGCCCGCGCGCTGGCAATGCGCCCCAAGGTTCTGCTTTTCGACGAACCAACCTCGGCCCTGGACCCCGAAATGGTGACTGAGGTGCTGGACGTTATGGTCTCCCTCGCCCAAGAAGGAATGACCATGGTGGTAGTCACCCACGAAATGGGTTTCGCCCGGCGGGCCGCCGACCGTGTTGTTTTTATGGACGAGGGCCGCATCGTCGAGCACGGCTCACCGGAACGGTTTTTCGCCCGTCCGGATTCTGAACGGGCCCGGGCATTCCTCTCCAGAATCCTTACTCACTGA
- a CDS encoding ROK family transcriptional regulator, with protein sequence MAERLSGNAAGPSRTVDLIGLIRTGRAGSRAELAKATGLSPSTVATRIDALIARGHVAEVGEGESRGGRRPRRLEIRADAGLVGCIDLGVDRTSFGVADFAGNLLAEHHAAIDLAAGPEIILTSATARLKDMVAQAEATGSGRLRGVSVGVPGPVSSADSRIVAPSRMPGWNGTNAAEIIQRELGVPVIVNNDANLMAAGELLNGTDPVTYPHQIFVKAGTGIGCGIIAGGELYKGSNGWAGDISHAAVQGAPAVPCSCGRTGCLDVLASGTALVREMQLQGHDVQTVEAMIDLARDAHPAATGLLRGAGVMTGGVLATSINFFNPNRLVLGGVLAGSAVFVAAVRSTLYSDCPPMATAELVVEVARHPQTGGLRGAARVMLDDIFSGEEFRA encoded by the coding sequence ATGGCTGAACGATTGAGCGGAAATGCTGCTGGCCCCTCCCGCACTGTGGACCTGATCGGACTTATCCGAACGGGCCGCGCGGGATCCCGCGCGGAACTGGCAAAAGCCACGGGACTCTCTCCCTCCACGGTGGCAACGCGGATCGACGCTTTGATCGCGCGGGGGCACGTTGCAGAGGTTGGCGAGGGGGAATCACGCGGCGGGCGCCGCCCGCGGCGCCTGGAAATCAGGGCGGATGCCGGGCTGGTGGGTTGTATTGACCTTGGCGTTGACCGCACCTCGTTCGGGGTGGCCGATTTCGCTGGTAACCTCCTCGCTGAACACCATGCGGCCATCGATCTTGCAGCTGGTCCGGAGATTATCCTGACTTCCGCAACGGCCCGGCTCAAAGACATGGTCGCGCAGGCCGAGGCAACGGGATCCGGCCGGCTAAGGGGTGTTTCGGTGGGAGTGCCCGGACCGGTGTCGAGCGCTGATTCCCGCATTGTTGCCCCGTCCCGCATGCCCGGCTGGAACGGGACGAACGCAGCGGAGATTATTCAGCGGGAGCTGGGGGTGCCCGTCATCGTTAATAACGACGCCAATCTCATGGCTGCCGGGGAACTGCTCAACGGCACTGACCCGGTCACCTATCCGCACCAGATTTTCGTCAAAGCCGGCACCGGTATCGGCTGCGGGATCATTGCCGGCGGTGAACTGTACAAGGGCAGTAACGGGTGGGCAGGGGACATCAGCCATGCGGCGGTGCAGGGTGCTCCTGCGGTGCCTTGCTCCTGCGGCCGGACGGGATGCCTGGACGTGCTCGCTTCCGGCACCGCGCTTGTCCGCGAGATGCAGCTGCAGGGCCATGATGTGCAGACGGTGGAGGCGATGATCGACCTCGCCCGCGACGCCCATCCCGCTGCAACCGGACTGCTGCGCGGCGCCGGAGTGATGACCGGCGGTGTCCTCGCAACCAGCATTAATTTCTTTAATCCGAACCGGCTGGTCCTTGGCGGCGTCTTGGCGGGTTCAGCGGTTTTCGTTGCCGCGGTGCGCTCGACCCTCTACTCGGATTGTCCGCCCATGGCCACTGCGGAACTTGTTGTGGAGGTCGCCCGGCATCCCCAAACCGGTGGCCTGCGCGGCGCCGCCCGCGTGATGCTTGATGACATCTTCTCCGGGGAGGAGTTCCGGGCCTGA
- the hisD gene encoding histidinol dehydrogenase, whose protein sequence is MNPTSPEAAFDSFRTIDLRDRHLRPAELKGAMPRAETTFDAASDAVSAIITDVRTRGFAALTELAERFDGVQQHTVRVPETALDSALEQLDPAVRTALETAIERTRIFAAAQRPADAEVEIRPGALLAHKWVPVSRVGLYVPGGLAVYPSSVIMNVVPAQAAGVSSLALASPPQKEFGGLPHPTILAAAKLLGITEVYAVGGAQAIAAFAYGVREDENNAAILPVDVVTGPGNVFVATAKRLVKGVVGIDSEAGPTEIMVLADETADPRLVAADLISQAEHDPNAGSVLVTASESLAEKVRAELDAQVRATKHSDRVRTALSGPQSGVILVDGLEQGIAVCDAYAAEHLEIQTADAEAVAGRIRSAGAIFVGNYSPVSLGDYCAGSNHVLPTGGTAAFSSGLNVTTFMRAIQMINYNREALQEVSGDIVALSLAEDLPAHGDAVTVRFE, encoded by the coding sequence GTGAATCCAACCAGTCCCGAAGCAGCCTTTGACTCCTTCCGCACCATCGACCTGCGCGACCGGCACCTGCGCCCCGCGGAGCTCAAGGGTGCCATGCCGCGCGCCGAAACGACGTTCGACGCCGCGTCCGACGCCGTCTCAGCCATCATCACCGACGTCCGTACCCGCGGATTCGCCGCGCTGACGGAACTGGCAGAGCGTTTCGACGGCGTTCAGCAGCACACGGTGCGGGTGCCCGAAACCGCGCTGGACTCAGCGCTGGAGCAGCTGGACCCGGCGGTCCGTACGGCACTGGAAACGGCCATTGAGCGGACCCGGATTTTCGCTGCCGCCCAGCGTCCCGCCGACGCCGAAGTGGAAATCCGCCCCGGTGCCCTCCTGGCCCACAAATGGGTGCCGGTCTCCCGGGTGGGACTGTATGTTCCGGGCGGGCTTGCGGTGTATCCCTCCTCGGTAATCATGAACGTTGTGCCGGCGCAGGCCGCAGGAGTTTCCTCCCTGGCACTGGCCTCGCCGCCGCAGAAGGAATTCGGCGGGCTGCCGCACCCCACCATCCTCGCTGCGGCCAAGCTGCTGGGCATCACCGAGGTCTATGCCGTGGGCGGCGCCCAGGCCATTGCCGCCTTCGCCTACGGGGTGCGGGAGGATGAAAATAATGCCGCCATCCTGCCGGTGGATGTTGTCACCGGCCCGGGCAACGTCTTTGTGGCCACCGCCAAGCGGCTGGTCAAGGGCGTAGTGGGAATCGACTCCGAAGCGGGACCCACGGAAATCATGGTTCTCGCCGACGAAACCGCTGACCCGCGGCTCGTGGCCGCCGACCTGATCAGCCAGGCCGAACACGATCCCAATGCCGGGTCGGTCCTCGTCACGGCGTCCGAATCCCTCGCTGAAAAGGTCCGGGCTGAACTGGACGCCCAGGTCCGGGCCACCAAGCACAGCGACCGTGTGCGCACGGCCCTGTCCGGCCCCCAGTCCGGCGTTATCCTCGTGGACGGGCTGGAGCAGGGCATTGCGGTATGTGACGCCTACGCTGCCGAACACCTGGAAATCCAGACGGCCGATGCCGAAGCCGTGGCCGGCCGAATCCGCAGTGCCGGTGCCATCTTCGTGGGCAACTACAGTCCCGTGAGCCTGGGTGACTACTGCGCCGGGTCCAATCACGTGCTGCCCACCGGCGGCACCGCAGCCTTTTCCTCGGGGCTGAACGTCACCACCTTTATGCGCGCCATCCAGATGATCAACTACAACCGTGAGGCGCTGCAGGAAGTCAGCGGCGACATTGTTGCCCTTTCCCTCGCCGAGGATCTGCCGGCGCACGGGGACGCGGTCACGGTCCGTTTCGAATAA
- the nrdR gene encoding transcriptional regulator NrdR has translation MYCPFCRNADSRVVDSRLADDGSAIRRRRQCPQCGRRFSTVETTSLSVIKRSGVAEPFSRSKVINGVRKACQGRPVSEDDLAMLAQEVEESIRASGVAEIDANGVGLAILTPLQKLDQVAYLRFASVYQSFDSLEDFETAIEKLRAEAQQNRGRVPSGAQRPLGAQ, from the coding sequence ATGTACTGTCCGTTTTGCCGCAACGCCGACTCCCGCGTCGTGGACAGCCGCCTGGCCGACGACGGGTCGGCCATCCGCCGCCGGCGGCAGTGCCCGCAGTGCGGCCGCCGTTTCTCCACGGTGGAAACCACCAGCCTCAGCGTGATCAAGCGTTCCGGCGTAGCCGAACCCTTCAGCCGCAGCAAGGTCATCAACGGCGTGCGCAAAGCCTGCCAGGGCCGTCCGGTCAGCGAGGATGACCTGGCCATGCTGGCCCAGGAAGTGGAGGAATCCATCCGGGCCAGCGGTGTGGCTGAAATCGACGCGAACGGCGTGGGGCTGGCCATCCTCACCCCGCTGCAGAAACTGGACCAGGTGGCGTACCTGCGCTTTGCCAGCGTCTACCAGTCCTTCGACTCGCTGGAAGACTTCGAGACGGCCATTGAAAAACTACGGGCCGAAGCGCAGCAAAACCGCGGGCGGGTCCCGTCCGGCGCGCAGCGCCCGCTGGGCGCCCAGTAG
- the ppgK gene encoding polyphosphate--glucose phosphotransferase: MAKKHKSDKHVDAVIGIDIGGTGIKGGIVDLSKGKLIGERYRIPTPQPATPEAVAGVVGQIVAELSSRPEGPGPDVPVGVTFPAIISHGIARSAANVDKSWVDTDVDALLTKALGRDVQVMNDADAAGLAEARYGAGREVDGTVLVITLGTGIGSALIYKGVLVPNAELGHLEIDGHDAETKASASARERDGISWEEYSKRLQRYFSHVEFLFSPDLFVIGGGISKRSEDFLPMLDLRTPLVTANLKNNAGIVGGALQAALHFKYIK; encoded by the coding sequence ATGGCCAAGAAGCATAAGTCCGACAAGCACGTCGACGCCGTCATCGGAATTGATATCGGCGGTACCGGCATCAAGGGCGGCATTGTCGACCTGTCCAAGGGCAAGCTGATTGGCGAACGCTACCGCATTCCCACCCCGCAGCCGGCCACCCCCGAAGCCGTAGCCGGGGTTGTGGGGCAGATCGTCGCCGAGCTCTCCTCCCGCCCGGAGGGACCCGGCCCCGATGTTCCGGTGGGCGTTACGTTCCCGGCCATCATCTCCCACGGCATCGCCCGCTCCGCGGCCAACGTCGACAAGAGCTGGGTGGACACCGACGTCGACGCGCTGCTGACCAAGGCGCTCGGGCGCGATGTCCAGGTCATGAACGACGCCGATGCCGCCGGCCTCGCCGAGGCACGTTACGGTGCCGGCCGCGAAGTGGACGGCACCGTACTGGTGATCACCCTGGGCACCGGTATCGGCTCGGCGCTGATCTACAAGGGCGTGCTGGTCCCCAATGCGGAACTGGGCCACCTGGAGATTGACGGCCACGACGCCGAGACGAAGGCTTCCGCGTCCGCCCGCGAACGGGACGGCATCAGCTGGGAAGAATACTCCAAGCGGCTGCAGCGCTACTTCTCCCACGTGGAGTTCCTCTTCTCCCCCGACCTGTTCGTGATCGGCGGCGGCATCTCCAAGCGCAGCGAGGACTTCCTGCCGATGCTGGACCTGCGCACCCCGCTGGTCACCGCCAACCTGAAGAACAACGCCGGCATTGTGGGCGGCGCCCTGCAGGCGGCCCTGCACTTCAAGTACATCAAGTAG
- the map gene encoding type I methionyl aminopeptidase gives MPQKLAAAPVGHLSPGSVSPRLRVPASIPRPEYVDKEAPAPFTGSEVKSAETIEKIRIASKVAAQAIVEVGKHIAPGVTTDELDRVGHEFLLDHHAYPSTLGYRGFPKSLCSSINEVICHGIPDTTELADGDIINIDITAYMDGVHGDTNWTFLVGDVDEESRLLVERTQESLRRAIKAVAPGREINVIGRTIESYAKRFGYGVVRDFTGHGVGEAFHTGLIIPHYDAAPAYSRLIEPGMVFTIEPMLTLGTIEWDMWDDNWTVTTKDRKRTAQFEHTLLVTEDGAEVLTLP, from the coding sequence ATGCCCCAAAAACTTGCCGCAGCACCCGTTGGACACCTGTCGCCCGGGAGCGTGAGCCCCCGGCTGCGCGTTCCCGCGTCAATCCCGCGTCCCGAATACGTGGACAAGGAAGCACCCGCCCCCTTCACCGGTTCCGAGGTCAAGTCAGCCGAGACCATCGAGAAGATCCGAATTGCTTCCAAGGTGGCGGCGCAGGCCATTGTGGAGGTCGGCAAGCACATTGCCCCCGGCGTCACCACCGACGAGCTGGACCGGGTGGGGCACGAATTCCTCCTCGACCACCATGCCTACCCCTCCACGCTGGGTTACCGGGGGTTCCCGAAGTCGCTGTGCTCCTCCATCAACGAGGTCATCTGCCACGGCATCCCGGACACCACGGAACTGGCCGACGGCGACATCATCAACATCGACATCACCGCGTACATGGACGGCGTGCACGGCGACACGAACTGGACCTTCCTGGTGGGCGATGTGGACGAGGAATCCCGCCTGCTGGTGGAGCGCACTCAGGAATCGCTGCGCCGGGCCATCAAGGCCGTTGCGCCGGGACGGGAAATCAATGTCATCGGCCGTACCATCGAGTCCTATGCCAAGCGTTTCGGCTACGGCGTGGTCCGTGATTTCACCGGCCACGGCGTCGGCGAAGCCTTCCACACCGGCCTGATCATCCCGCACTACGACGCCGCACCGGCGTACAGCAGGCTGATTGAGCCGGGAATGGTGTTTACCATTGAACCAATGCTCACGCTCGGAACCATTGAGTGGGACATGTGGGATGACAACTGGACAGTTACGACCAAGGATCGCAAGCGTACGGCGCAGTTCGAGCACACCCTGCTCGTGACTGAGGACGGCGCCGAAGTTCTGACCCTTCCCTAA
- a CDS encoding SPOR domain-containing protein yields the protein MADYWFNVVTHEVEEGPQSDWTKLLGPYPTREEAELALQKVQARNKAWDSDEDN from the coding sequence ATGGCCGATTACTGGTTCAACGTCGTAACGCACGAGGTGGAGGAAGGCCCGCAGTCGGACTGGACGAAGCTGCTGGGGCCCTACCCTACCCGCGAAGAGGCCGAACTGGCGCTCCAGAAGGTCCAGGCCCGGAACAAGGCCTGGGACTCGGACGAGGACAACTAG
- the panB gene encoding 3-methyl-2-oxobutanoate hydroxymethyltransferase, with amino-acid sequence MTSAEQPSPYAAAPADPSAPAAPPLKKIRISHLQQLKDNGGRFAMLTAYDQYAAGIFDEAGIEVLLVGDSAANNVMGHATTLPITLDEMIVFARSVTAGAKHSLVVCDLPFGSYEVSPAQAIESSVRLMKEGLVHAVKMEGGRHYVDHVRAMTAAGIPVMAHVGFTPQAEHALGGYKVQGRGEAGAAVVQDAVALAEAGAFCVLMEMVPADVAAEVDAAVRVPTIGIGAGNATTGQVLVWQDMAGLRGGKQPRFVKAFADLRSELSRAAKEYADEVRSGSFPGPEHSF; translated from the coding sequence ATGACCAGTGCCGAACAGCCTTCCCCGTACGCCGCCGCACCCGCGGACCCTTCAGCTCCCGCGGCACCGCCGCTGAAGAAGATCCGCATCTCCCACCTGCAGCAGCTCAAGGACAACGGCGGCAGGTTCGCCATGCTGACCGCCTATGACCAGTACGCCGCAGGCATCTTCGATGAAGCCGGCATCGAAGTCCTGCTGGTGGGCGACTCCGCTGCGAACAACGTGATGGGACACGCCACCACCCTGCCCATCACCTTGGACGAGATGATTGTTTTCGCCCGCTCCGTCACCGCCGGCGCCAAGCACTCCCTGGTGGTCTGCGACCTGCCTTTCGGCTCCTACGAAGTCTCCCCCGCACAGGCCATCGAGTCCTCCGTGCGGCTGATGAAGGAGGGGCTGGTGCACGCCGTCAAGATGGAAGGCGGCCGGCACTACGTTGACCATGTGCGCGCCATGACCGCCGCCGGCATCCCCGTGATGGCCCATGTCGGCTTCACGCCGCAGGCCGAGCATGCCCTTGGCGGCTACAAGGTGCAGGGACGCGGAGAAGCCGGTGCCGCCGTCGTGCAGGACGCCGTGGCCCTGGCAGAGGCCGGCGCGTTCTGCGTGCTGATGGAGATGGTGCCCGCGGATGTGGCCGCCGAGGTCGACGCCGCGGTGCGCGTGCCGACCATCGGCATCGGGGCGGGCAATGCCACCACCGGGCAGGTGCTGGTCTGGCAGGACATGGCCGGGCTGCGCGGCGGAAAGCAGCCGCGGTTCGTCAAGGCCTTTGCCGACCTGCGCAGCGAGCTGTCCCGGGCGGCGAAGGAATACGCCGACGAAGTACGCAGCGGTTCCTTCCCCGGCCCGGAGCACAGCTTCTAG
- a CDS encoding glutamine synthetase family protein: MNRQQEFVLRTIEERDVRFVRLWFTDVVGSLKSVALAPAEVEGAFEEGLGFDGSSIEGLARIFESDMLAQPDPSTFQILPWRGDEEQTSRMFCDILTPDGQPSAADPRNVLKRQLAKAADMGFTCYTHPEIEFYLLKSDQLDENGEPVPVDRAGYFDHVPGGVAQDFRRTAVSMLEAVGISVEFSHHEAGPGQNEIDLRYADALQTADNIMTFRTVVKEVALMTDCYASFMPKPFSHHPGSGMHTHFSLFEGDSNAFFEAGAEFQLSKTARQFMAGILRHAPEFTAVTNQFVNSYKRLWGGGEAPSYLSWGHNNRSALLRVPLYKPNKGQSARIEYRGIDSAANPYLSYAVLLGAGLKGIEEGYELPPGAEDDIESLSAAERRAMGHDPLPASLHDAVRVMEESELVADILGEQVFENFLRNKRADWNEYRQHVTRFELQKNLGIL, translated from the coding sequence ATGAACCGCCAGCAGGAATTCGTTCTGCGCACCATTGAAGAGCGCGATGTCCGGTTTGTGCGGTTGTGGTTTACCGACGTCGTGGGCTCGCTGAAGTCCGTGGCGCTGGCGCCTGCGGAAGTGGAAGGCGCCTTCGAGGAAGGCCTGGGCTTCGACGGCTCCTCGATCGAGGGCCTGGCACGCATCTTCGAGTCCGACATGCTGGCCCAGCCGGACCCTTCCACCTTCCAGATCCTGCCCTGGCGCGGCGACGAGGAGCAGACATCGCGGATGTTCTGCGACATCCTGACGCCGGACGGCCAGCCCTCCGCCGCGGATCCGCGCAACGTCCTGAAGCGCCAGCTCGCCAAAGCCGCCGACATGGGCTTCACCTGCTACACCCATCCGGAAATCGAGTTCTACCTGCTCAAGTCGGACCAGCTGGATGAAAACGGCGAGCCGGTTCCCGTGGACCGGGCCGGCTACTTCGACCACGTGCCCGGCGGCGTTGCCCAGGACTTCCGCCGCACCGCTGTGTCCATGCTCGAAGCCGTGGGCATCTCGGTGGAATTCAGCCACCACGAAGCCGGCCCCGGCCAGAATGAGATCGACCTGCGCTACGCCGATGCCCTGCAGACCGCGGACAACATCATGACCTTCCGCACGGTCGTCAAGGAAGTGGCGCTGATGACCGACTGCTACGCCAGCTTCATGCCCAAGCCCTTCTCGCACCACCCGGGCTCCGGCATGCACACGCACTTCTCGCTCTTCGAAGGCGATTCCAACGCCTTCTTCGAAGCCGGCGCCGAGTTCCAGCTGTCCAAGACTGCCCGCCAGTTCATGGCCGGTATCCTGCGCCATGCTCCGGAATTCACTGCGGTCACCAACCAGTTCGTAAATTCCTACAAGCGGCTCTGGGGCGGCGGGGAAGCACCCAGCTACCTTTCCTGGGGCCACAACAACCGCTCGGCGCTGCTGCGCGTGCCCCTCTACAAGCCGAACAAGGGGCAGTCCGCCCGCATCGAATACCGCGGCATCGACTCCGCCGCCAACCCGTACCTGTCCTACGCCGTGCTGCTTGGTGCCGGCCTGAAGGGCATCGAAGAGGGCTACGAGCTGCCGCCGGGCGCCGAAGACGACATTGAGAGCCTGAGCGCCGCGGAACGGCGCGCCATGGGCCACGACCCGCTGCCGGCGTCGCTGCATGATGCCGTGCGCGTTATGGAGGAATCCGAACTGGTAGCGGACATTCTCGGCGAGCAGGTCTTCGAGAATTTCCTGCGCAACAAGCGGGCGGACTGGAACGAGTACCGCCAGCACGTGACCCGGTTCGAGCTGCAGAAAAACCTGGGCATCCTTTAG